Proteins found in one Lysinibacillus fusiformis genomic segment:
- a CDS encoding ABC transporter ATP-binding protein — translation MITFDNVSKQYDNDQIAVKELNVEIKKGEFFVIIGPSGCGKTTLLKMINRLIPLTAGTIWINDKRISDYNIHELRWSIGYVLQQIALFPHMTIEENIAIVPELKKWSKKKIHQRVDELLALVGLEPAKYRQRKPKELSGGEQQRVGVVRALAADPEIILMDEPFSALDPISRTKLQDDLLEMQRTIQKTIVFVSHDMQEALKLGDRLCIMKDGEIVQIGTPQQLLQNPVNDFVQQFIGGKQTDQWFTMHDVLQPIVATNDFEDTIPVDASFTMLLEKLAKHDLLGVEENGKRIGMVTRASMLRYLAEDSKKRGHAHGG, via the coding sequence ATGATTACATTTGATAATGTCTCAAAACAATATGATAACGACCAAATAGCTGTCAAAGAACTAAATGTAGAAATTAAAAAGGGTGAATTCTTTGTTATTATCGGTCCTAGTGGATGTGGCAAAACGACTTTATTAAAGATGATTAATCGATTAATCCCCTTAACAGCAGGCACCATCTGGATTAATGATAAAAGAATTAGCGATTATAATATCCATGAGCTGCGTTGGAGTATCGGCTATGTACTACAGCAAATCGCCCTTTTTCCACATATGACGATTGAAGAAAACATTGCCATTGTGCCAGAGTTGAAGAAATGGAGTAAAAAGAAAATCCATCAGCGAGTGGACGAACTATTAGCGTTGGTGGGGCTAGAGCCTGCAAAATATCGTCAGCGTAAACCAAAGGAATTATCAGGAGGCGAACAGCAAAGGGTTGGCGTTGTTCGAGCCTTGGCAGCTGATCCAGAGATTATTTTAATGGATGAGCCCTTTAGTGCGCTAGACCCTATCAGTCGCACCAAACTACAGGATGATCTACTAGAGATGCAGCGTACCATCCAGAAAACCATTGTATTTGTATCTCATGATATGCAGGAAGCGCTGAAATTAGGGGATCGCCTCTGTATTATGAAAGATGGCGAAATTGTTCAGATAGGCACGCCACAGCAATTGCTGCAAAATCCTGTAAATGATTTTGTCCAACAGTTTATTGGTGGCAAGCAGACAGATCAATGGTTTACGATGCATGATGTGCTACAACCAATCGTAGCCACAAACGACTTTGAGGATACGATTCCTGTCGATGCTTCGTTTACGATGCTTCTTGAAAAATTAGCGAAGCATGACTTGCTGGGTGTCGAAGAGAATGGCAAGCGCATTGGCATGGTGACAAGAGCTTCTATGCTGCGTTATTTAGCAGAGGATTCTAAGAAAAGAGGACATGCACATGGTGGCTAA
- the opuFB gene encoding osmoprotectant update ABC transporter permease/substrate-binding subunit OpuFB (The ABC transporter OpuF is widely distributed in Bacillus species other than B. subtilis. OpuFA is the ATP-binding subunit, while OpuFB is a fusion of permease and substrate-binding subunits.): protein MVANVVDVFQERKAQLLAALLEHIQISFIALFFAVLIAIPLGIYLTNKKKIAESIIGVSAVLQTIPSLALLGLLIPLFGIGKVPAIIALVVYALLPILRNTYTGINEVDPSLKEAALAMGMNRSKRLVKVELPLAMPVMMAGIRTAMVLIVGTATLAALIGAGGLGDIILLGIDRNNTALILIGAIPAAILALIFDVALKKLETLSFKKTMTTLSAISLAALVMIFFPLLSSKQQDEIVIAGKLGAEPEILINMYKLLIEQETDLTVQLKPGLGKTSFVFNALKSGSIDIYPEFTGTAISEFLKEEAINHNQEDVYRQAKEGMQEQFDMVMLSPMSYNNTYALAVSQELAESYQLQKISDLKPIEQKVKAGFTLEFNDREDGYVGIQKRYGIAFTTLATMEPKLRYQAIQSGDINLLDAYSTDSEIRQYKLRVLEDDQALFPPYQGAPLLRKETLTDYPEIGKALNQLADRITDDEMREMNYQVNVEGKLAAEVAKEYLVKVELLK, encoded by the coding sequence ATGGTGGCTAATGTGGTGGATGTATTTCAGGAACGGAAGGCACAGCTACTAGCGGCATTGCTAGAGCATATCCAAATCTCTTTTATTGCGCTATTTTTTGCTGTCCTCATCGCCATTCCTCTAGGTATCTATTTAACCAATAAAAAGAAAATAGCAGAAAGCATTATTGGGGTCAGTGCGGTGCTGCAAACAATTCCTTCCTTAGCGTTGCTCGGCTTATTGATTCCTTTATTCGGTATTGGGAAAGTTCCCGCTATTATTGCGTTAGTCGTCTATGCGCTGTTGCCTATTCTACGAAACACCTACACGGGGATTAATGAAGTCGATCCATCATTGAAGGAAGCGGCATTAGCGATGGGGATGAATCGATCAAAGCGTTTAGTAAAGGTTGAGCTACCACTCGCTATGCCTGTTATGATGGCTGGTATTCGCACAGCAATGGTGCTGATTGTGGGGACTGCAACATTAGCGGCTTTAATTGGTGCAGGAGGTTTAGGGGATATCATTTTACTTGGGATTGACCGAAATAACACAGCCCTCATTCTTATAGGAGCCATTCCCGCCGCTATTTTAGCCCTGATTTTTGATGTGGCGCTCAAAAAATTAGAAACCCTGTCCTTTAAAAAAACAATGACGACTTTGAGTGCCATTAGTTTAGCGGCACTCGTAATGATTTTCTTCCCGCTACTAAGCAGTAAACAGCAAGATGAAATTGTCATTGCAGGAAAGCTTGGTGCGGAGCCTGAGATTCTTATCAATATGTATAAATTATTGATTGAGCAGGAGACAGATTTAACGGTGCAATTAAAGCCAGGGCTTGGTAAAACCTCATTTGTTTTCAATGCGTTAAAATCGGGCAGTATTGATATTTATCCTGAATTTACAGGCACAGCCATTTCGGAATTTTTAAAGGAAGAAGCGATTAATCATAACCAAGAGGACGTCTATCGTCAGGCAAAAGAGGGGATGCAGGAGCAATTCGATATGGTCATGCTTAGTCCCATGAGCTATAACAATACGTATGCACTCGCTGTATCACAGGAGCTAGCTGAGAGCTATCAACTGCAAAAAATCTCTGACCTTAAGCCGATAGAGCAGAAGGTGAAAGCAGGCTTTACATTAGAATTTAATGACCGTGAGGATGGCTATGTGGGCATTCAAAAACGATATGGGATTGCCTTTACAACGCTTGCAACGATGGAGCCAAAGCTTCGCTATCAGGCGATACAATCAGGTGATATTAATTTGCTCGATGCTTATTCAACGGATAGTGAAATTCGTCAATACAAGCTACGCGTATTGGAGGACGACCAAGCATTGTTTCCACCATACCAAGGAGCGCCTTTACTAAGGAAAGAAACGCTGACTGACTATCCAGAGATTGGAAAAGCATTAAATCAACTAGCTGATCGCATTACAGATGATGAAATGCGAGAAATGAATTATCAAGTGAATGTAGAAGGAAAGCTTGCAGCAGAAGTAGCAAAAGAATATTTAGTAAAGGTAGAATTACTAAAATAA
- a CDS encoding DUF2975 domain-containing protein — translation MGQTIQSKEFRWMTKGLRTVFTIIMVMMIFALTMLAIFMVGAMVVSEQQVNHLLAKGSVTAAVQLEGLEMKLADHVTRDIHYSKKDVVTFLFTATIYIAILLIMIVQVRNILSNLSKGIIFSLANSKKMERIAYCVMVLSLTVNAFRTYTVYLIMQQFQLESRFVESGLIKGISYHFTGIHWTLLLCGVVIWTIARIFRYGAFLQDEYDATA, via the coding sequence ATGGGGCAAACAATTCAAAGTAAAGAATTTCGATGGATGACAAAGGGGCTTCGTACCGTTTTTACCATCATCATGGTGATGATGATTTTTGCCTTGACGATGCTTGCGATTTTTATGGTAGGGGCAATGGTAGTATCAGAGCAACAAGTGAATCATTTATTAGCAAAGGGGAGTGTGACAGCTGCCGTTCAGTTAGAAGGATTGGAAATGAAGCTGGCAGACCATGTGACAAGGGACATTCACTATTCAAAAAAAGATGTCGTGACCTTCCTCTTTACTGCTACAATATACATAGCTATTTTATTAATTATGATTGTACAAGTAAGGAATATTTTAAGTAATTTATCCAAAGGGATTATATTTTCACTTGCTAATAGTAAAAAAATGGAGAGAATTGCCTACTGTGTGATGGTATTGAGCTTGACAGTGAATGCATTTCGTACATATACCGTCTATCTAATCATGCAACAATTCCAACTGGAGTCCCGATTTGTAGAGTCGGGTTTGATTAAGGGGATTAGCTATCATTTTACAGGCATTCATTGGACTCTATTACTATGTGGTGTGGTGATTTGGACCATTGCACGTATTTTCCGATACGGTGCATTTCTCCAGGATGAATATGATGCAACAGCTTAG
- a CDS encoding helix-turn-helix domain-containing protein — MTIIIRLDRMLADRKMQLSELAEKVDVSIVNLSNLKTGKVRAVRFSTLNAICKALGCQPGDILEYVEEEDHI; from the coding sequence ATGACTATAATTATTCGTTTAGATCGCATGCTAGCGGATCGTAAAATGCAGCTGAGTGAACTTGCAGAGAAGGTTGATGTCTCAATTGTCAATCTCTCTAATTTAAAAACGGGCAAGGTAAGAGCCGTACGTTTTTCTACATTAAATGCCATTTGTAAAGCTTTGGGCTGCCAGCCAGGAGACATCTTGGAATATGTAGAGGAAGAAGATCACATCTAG
- a CDS encoding DMT family transporter: protein MTAFSFLMLAIIAEVFASSMLKRTEGFTRIGPSIGVVVGYGTAFYYLALTLKVIPIGTAYAIWAGLGTALTAIVGVVLYKERFNRKKVLGILCIIMGVVVLNLAGGH, encoded by the coding sequence ATGACGGCTTTTAGTTTTTTAATGCTCGCTATTATAGCAGAGGTTTTTGCCAGTTCTATGCTCAAGCGTACGGAAGGCTTCACACGAATAGGGCCATCAATCGGTGTGGTAGTTGGCTATGGGACGGCATTTTATTATTTAGCCTTAACATTAAAAGTAATTCCTATTGGCACAGCCTATGCAATATGGGCAGGTTTAGGGACAGCGTTAACCGCAATTGTAGGTGTTGTCCTCTATAAGGAACGATTTAATCGCAAGAAGGTATTAGGGATTCTGTGCATTATTATGGGTGTTGTGGTACTCAATCTTGCGGGTGGTCATTAG
- a CDS encoding DMT family transporter has product MKGYLFLTLSIISEVLATTMLKFSDGFTVLAPSLAVAIGYGISFYSLSLCLKTMPLSLAYAIWSGVGTALTVLVGIVIWHDMFTVYSAIGIALIIGGVILLNQGDKGGEELES; this is encoded by the coding sequence GTGAAAGGCTATTTATTTTTAACACTATCGATTATAAGCGAGGTCTTGGCAACAACCATGCTGAAATTCTCAGACGGTTTTACTGTACTAGCTCCATCACTGGCGGTCGCAATTGGCTATGGTATTTCGTTTTATAGCTTATCGCTCTGCTTAAAAACCATGCCCTTAAGCTTAGCCTATGCTATCTGGTCAGGTGTCGGCACAGCTTTAACCGTTCTGGTAGGCATTGTCATTTGGCACGATATGTTTACTGTTTATTCTGCGATCGGCATAGCCCTCATTATTGGAGGCGTTATCTTGTTGAATCAGGGGGATAAGGGTGGAGAAGAATTGGAATCGTGA
- a CDS encoding HAD family hydrolase produces MIKALIFDFDGTIIDTETAWYNVFRDAYAQCGVDLSLATYAKCLGTNLQTFNPYTYLVTHHQIQLDVEAFQTSIQQRHAQWMETGTLRPGILTLLQQAKEAGLQIGLASSSSRQWIDLYVDKLGIRHYFDCFCTADTVTNVKPDPELYLQALEQLGVEANEAIAIEDSPNGAQAAVAAGLYTVVMPNEITKQLPFNTKHNTVDTLEHCTIQDFLACFSK; encoded by the coding sequence ATGATAAAAGCTCTAATTTTTGATTTTGACGGTACAATTATTGATACAGAAACGGCGTGGTATAACGTTTTTAGAGATGCCTATGCACAATGTGGTGTTGACTTATCGTTGGCAACCTATGCTAAGTGCCTTGGTACTAATCTTCAAACTTTTAATCCCTATACATATCTTGTTACACATCATCAAATACAATTGGATGTGGAGGCATTTCAAACATCCATTCAGCAACGCCATGCACAATGGATGGAAACGGGAACGCTTAGACCTGGTATTTTAACGTTGCTACAGCAGGCAAAGGAAGCGGGTTTACAAATTGGTCTTGCTAGTAGCTCAAGTCGTCAATGGATTGATCTATATGTCGATAAACTGGGTATCCGACATTACTTTGATTGCTTTTGTACCGCTGACACTGTGACAAATGTTAAGCCTGATCCGGAGCTTTACTTGCAGGCGCTTGAACAATTGGGTGTAGAGGCTAATGAAGCTATTGCAATTGAGGATTCACCGAATGGCGCACAAGCCGCAGTAGCAGCAGGGCTTTATACAGTGGTCATGCCGAACGAGATTACCAAGCAATTACCGTTCAATACAAAACACAACACAGTGGATACATTAGAACATTGTACTATACAGGATTTCCTAGCATGCTTTTCAAAATAA
- a CDS encoding YheC/YheD family protein, producing MKGSLAMTIIGMLHHRLDPTTVLKSYAFAAVAKAEGATFFYFTPKSVDFAKRSIRAKVYEDGQWQEKTMPFPDVIYNAGSPEKLSVSKEIIDRLKEEIPFTTHSIGNKWNVMKRLQEAKEFEQYLIPSEIVKDADLFHKFVNYYKRVVFKPIDGRKGKGIYFIMKAGAKYFEVRKDSITTTYTKPQLDALIKEQLASGTFIMQPYIQSVTRSGQVYDFRLHVQKNGEGKWVVTTVYPRIAPNGSIIPNINNGGYTNYLDPFLEQEFKEEAYNIRRMLEHFSLSLAHHLDEIQMAKFGEVIDEIGIDVGLDQNQKIWMYEVNWRPGCPPAFYLELDVVIHSIRYAMYLAKNQKPLKKKIVQQKSKQVETKKSLPIIAITGSAGKTTTKAFVGSILSKKWNVFESKDYWNTTEHTKKHKEEINDTHQAVVLEYGMAYPGIITNHCSIIQPNISIVTNIGLAHVGNFDGDVRGVAKAKSELIHGMDQQGLLIVNQDDDNSRYLETQQFKGKIITVGIKKEADYRAYDLQYKDVGMSFKMKLHGQEIDLYIPILGEHHVYNALNAVAVADLLGFSPLDIQAGLNFKKPPRRLTIYNCRDDITVIDDTVHSHPQGVRAALDVLTNIATNRKVAIIGQMRELGVLREEEYRKVGEYVHEIGIDEFITYGFRTDEMSNAAIAKGMDPARVHHFINKDQLHVLLEKLIKPHDTILVKGASKTNMFETVKFLDQTFKEE from the coding sequence ATGAAAGGAAGTTTAGCTATGACGATTATTGGTATGCTGCATCATCGACTTGATCCAACAACAGTGCTCAAGTCCTATGCCTTTGCAGCAGTTGCGAAAGCTGAAGGCGCAACGTTTTTTTACTTCACACCTAAAAGTGTGGACTTTGCCAAACGTTCTATTCGAGCAAAGGTCTATGAGGATGGGCAATGGCAGGAAAAAACGATGCCCTTTCCTGATGTAATTTATAATGCAGGAAGCCCTGAGAAATTATCTGTATCGAAAGAGATTATTGACCGTTTAAAAGAGGAGATTCCATTTACAACGCATTCAATCGGGAACAAATGGAATGTGATGAAACGATTACAGGAAGCGAAGGAATTTGAACAATATTTGATTCCCTCTGAAATTGTAAAGGATGCCGATTTATTTCATAAGTTCGTTAATTATTATAAACGGGTTGTGTTTAAGCCGATTGATGGACGAAAAGGGAAGGGCATTTATTTTATTATGAAGGCGGGAGCCAAGTATTTTGAGGTTCGAAAGGATAGCATCACGACAACCTATACAAAACCACAATTGGATGCATTGATAAAGGAGCAACTTGCGTCTGGCACCTTTATTATGCAGCCGTATATTCAATCCGTTACTAGATCCGGTCAGGTCTATGATTTCCGTCTGCATGTCCAAAAAAATGGGGAAGGTAAATGGGTAGTGACGACGGTGTATCCACGTATTGCACCGAATGGCTCCATCATACCGAATATTAACAATGGCGGCTATACCAATTATTTAGATCCTTTTTTGGAGCAGGAGTTTAAGGAAGAGGCCTATAATATTCGGCGAATGCTGGAGCATTTTTCGCTATCGCTGGCGCATCATCTGGATGAAATTCAAATGGCGAAATTTGGGGAAGTTATTGATGAAATTGGCATTGATGTGGGCTTAGATCAAAATCAAAAAATTTGGATGTATGAGGTCAATTGGCGCCCAGGCTGTCCCCCTGCCTTTTACTTGGAATTAGATGTGGTCATTCATTCCATTCGCTATGCGATGTATCTTGCGAAAAATCAAAAACCTCTGAAAAAGAAAATTGTCCAACAAAAAAGTAAGCAGGTGGAGACAAAGAAAAGCCTGCCAATTATTGCGATTACGGGAAGTGCAGGGAAAACCACAACAAAGGCATTTGTTGGCTCCATCTTATCGAAAAAGTGGAATGTATTTGAATCAAAGGATTATTGGAATACGACGGAGCATACGAAAAAGCATAAGGAAGAGATCAACGATACGCATCAGGCCGTTGTATTAGAGTACGGTATGGCCTATCCAGGCATTATTACCAATCACTGTAGCATCATCCAGCCGAATATTAGTATTGTGACGAATATTGGCTTAGCGCATGTTGGGAACTTTGATGGAGATGTTAGGGGCGTTGCCAAGGCGAAATCGGAATTGATTCATGGTATGGATCAACAGGGCTTGCTCATTGTCAATCAAGATGATGACAATTCAAGATACTTAGAGACACAGCAATTCAAAGGGAAAATCATCACGGTGGGCATTAAAAAAGAAGCGGATTACCGTGCATATGATTTGCAATATAAAGATGTCGGCATGTCCTTTAAAATGAAGCTACATGGGCAAGAAATAGATTTGTATATTCCTATTTTAGGAGAACATCATGTTTACAATGCACTGAATGCAGTGGCAGTGGCTGATCTTTTAGGGTTTAGTCCCCTTGATATTCAGGCAGGGCTCAACTTTAAAAAACCGCCAAGACGCTTAACGATTTATAATTGCCGTGATGATATAACGGTTATTGATGATACGGTTCACTCTCATCCGCAGGGGGTTCGTGCTGCGCTTGATGTGTTGACGAATATTGCAACGAATCGCAAGGTAGCCATTATTGGGCAAATGCGAGAACTGGGTGTCTTGAGAGAAGAGGAGTATCGCAAGGTCGGGGAGTACGTGCATGAAATAGGCATCGATGAATTTATTACCTATGGCTTTAGGACCGACGAAATGAGTAATGCTGCCATCGCAAAGGGCATGGACCCAGCCAGAGTACACCATTTTATTAATAAGGACCAATTGCATGTCCTTCTTGAAAAGCTCATTAAGCCTCATGATACCATTCTCGTAAAAGGTGCAAGTAAAACCAATATGTTTGAAACCGTGAAATTTTTAGATCAAACGTTTAAAGAAGAATAA
- a CDS encoding ATP-grasp domain-containing protein — protein sequence MIYLKAIVFIGTNKSGSSREATRAAEKLGYFTVLFTNNEKQLQQRRAYPDIHKMILIDTFDIESMKDEIEKLGKTGLNIKSIVSFVDPFVHVASMLCDEFCQNYTSSSAIETMEDKEKTRKFLQDQPYSPKFSLMKPNEPIAKNLTFPLIVKSPKSTGSKDVLLATDADQLNNHLKALRSKNPYETIMIEEYLDGPQYLVEAVVYQRQPHVIGIIEQEITQGKRFIITGYGVLVKAPQNIQSGIEEVLHSIVKAFGIENGALHLELRLTQNGWKLIEINPRISGGAMNNMLQAALGFSLVEETLKILLGEQPNLQPRHKKFVYTKYVIVESRGILEKVIGRARATKSTGVVEVYVKPRKGTLLTPPLSMGHRYAYVIAEGATLKEARNHAINAAKEIKFILRV from the coding sequence GTGATATACCTGAAAGCCATTGTATTTATCGGTACAAACAAATCTGGGTCTAGTCGTGAAGCAACAAGGGCAGCAGAAAAATTAGGCTACTTCACAGTACTTTTCACAAATAATGAAAAACAACTTCAGCAGCGCAGAGCCTACCCCGACATCCATAAAATGATACTCATTGATACTTTTGATATCGAGAGCATGAAAGATGAAATAGAGAAACTAGGAAAAACCGGATTAAATATTAAAAGTATCGTGAGTTTTGTTGATCCCTTTGTCCATGTTGCTTCAATGTTATGTGATGAATTTTGTCAAAACTACACATCCTCCAGCGCGATTGAAACCATGGAGGATAAAGAAAAAACAAGAAAGTTTTTACAAGACCAGCCATATTCGCCAAAGTTCTCGCTCATGAAACCTAACGAACCCATTGCTAAAAATTTGACCTTCCCATTAATCGTAAAATCTCCTAAATCAACAGGCTCAAAAGATGTTTTACTAGCAACGGATGCCGATCAGCTCAATAACCACCTCAAAGCACTACGCAGTAAAAATCCCTATGAAACCATCATGATTGAAGAATATCTAGATGGTCCTCAATATTTAGTGGAGGCGGTTGTCTATCAACGACAACCACATGTCATTGGTATTATTGAGCAGGAAATTACACAAGGAAAACGATTTATTATTACAGGCTATGGTGTACTAGTGAAAGCCCCTCAAAACATCCAATCAGGCATCGAGGAGGTACTTCATTCCATCGTCAAAGCCTTTGGTATTGAGAATGGGGCGCTCCATTTAGAGCTTCGATTAACCCAAAATGGTTGGAAACTCATCGAGATCAATCCTCGAATTTCAGGTGGCGCCATGAACAATATGCTACAAGCAGCACTAGGTTTCAGTTTAGTAGAAGAAACACTGAAGATTTTGCTAGGAGAACAGCCTAATCTGCAACCAAGACACAAAAAATTTGTCTATACAAAATATGTCATTGTGGAAAGTAGAGGAATTTTAGAAAAGGTTATTGGCAGGGCAAGAGCGACAAAATCAACTGGCGTCGTAGAAGTGTATGTCAAACCAAGAAAAGGCACCCTCCTCACCCCACCTTTGTCGATGGGTCACCGTTACGCCTATGTCATTGCAGAAGGTGCAACCTTGAAGGAAGCGAGAAATCACGCCATCAATGCAGCAAAAGAAATAAAATTTATTTTGAGAGTTTGA